The Roseomonas marmotae genome segment CATCACACGGCGCGGCGCACTGGGCCTTGGCGCCATGGCCGGGCTGGGGCTTGCCCGGCCCCACCTGGCACGGGCGCAGGGCAGGAGCATCACCGTCACCGCCCTGGGCGGCGTCTGGGAGGAAGCGGTGCGAAGCTGCTTCGCCGAACCCTACGAGAAGCAGACCGGCAATACCGCGCGCGTGCTGATCGGCAGCCCGCCGCAATGGCTGGCGCAGATCGAGGCGAACCCGGCCCGCCCGCCGATCGACGCCATGGTCACGATCCCCGACCTCGCCATCGCCGCGGTGAAGAACGGGCTGATGGACCGCTTCACGGCCGAGAAGACGCCCAACATCGTCCATACGCCCAGGCAGTTCATCGATCCGCTGGATGACTGCGGCGTGATGTTCGACTACGGCGTGGCGGGCTTCACCTACAACAAGGATCGCATAAAGCAGCCGCCGAAATCCTTCGTGGAATTCGTCGACCGCACGGCCAGGGGCGAATGGCAGGCCTCCCTGCCCGGCATCGGCTATGCCGTGACGCCGATCATGCTGATCTGGGCCATGGCGCGCGCGCTGGGCGGCGGCGTGGACAATGTGGACCCCTTCTTCGACGCCATGAGGAAGATGCGCCGCAACGTCATCTTCTGGAACAGCCCGAACGACTTCGAAAGCGCGCTGGCGACGGGCGATGCGGAAATCGGCATCTATTTCGACGGCCGCACCTGGGCCTGGTGGGACAGCGGCGCCAAATTCGCGGGCTTCCTGAATCCCTCGGAGGGCGGCTCGATCAATGCCATCGCCGTGCAGAAGCCGAAGAATGCCAGCGAGGCCGTCTGGCCCTATCTGGACATCATGCTGAGCGCCGGGGCGCAGCTGAACTTCGCGAAGATGCTCAACTACGGCGTGACCAACAGCCAGGTGGTCTATCCGCCGGAGCTGGCGGCGCGCATCACGCCCTGGCAGGAGGCCGCGCTGCCGCCATATGCCGAGATCGCCGAGAAGCGCGCGGCCTGGGTGGACCGCTGGAATCGCGAGATCGGCCGCTGATGCGAAGGCTTCTGCTCCTGGCGCCGGCCGGACTGTTCCTGGCCGCGTTCTTCGTGCTGCCGCTGCTCGACATCGTCGGGCGCAGCGTCACGGAAGGGGATGGCAGCCTTAGCCCCGCGCGCTACGTCACGCTCTTCACCGATACCTTCTACCTGCGCTCCATGTTGCAGACCCTGCTGCTCTCGGCAGGGGTGACGCTGCTCTGCCTGCTGGCCGGCTACCCGGTGGCCTACTACCTGGTGCGGCATGCCCACCGCTGGCGCGGCGTGATCATCTTCACGCTGGTGGCGCCGCTGCTGACCTCCATCATCATGCGGACCTTCGGCTGGCAGGTGCTCTTCGCGCGGCGCGGCGTGGTGAACCTGCTGCTGGTGGACTGGCTCGGCATCCTGGATGCGCCGCTCCGCTTCACCGGCAGCCTCAGCATCACCGTGGCGGCCATGGTGCATGTGCTGCTGCCCTTCATGGTGCTCTCCATCGCGCCCGTCCTGCAGGGCATCGACCGGCGGCTGGAGGAATCGGCCGAGCTGCTGGGCGCCAGCCGCTTCCGCGCCTTCCGCGAGGTG includes the following:
- a CDS encoding ABC transporter permease: MRRLLLLAPAGLFLAAFFVLPLLDIVGRSVTEGDGSLSPARYVTLFTDTFYLRSMLQTLLLSAGVTLLCLLAGYPVAYYLVRHAHRWRGVIIFTLVAPLLTSIIMRTFGWQVLFARRGVVNLLLVDWLGILDAPLRFTGSLSITVAAMVHVLLPFMVLSIAPVLQGIDRRLEESAELLGASRFRAFREVTLPLSVDGIVTGSILVFMVANGSFVTLLLLGGGLQTLPLLIYQQFNTTRDFGMVSAMSTILLLMALACLWLQLRVVRGVRGLA
- a CDS encoding extracellular solute-binding protein; translation: MTIITRRGALGLGAMAGLGLARPHLARAQGRSITVTALGGVWEEAVRSCFAEPYEKQTGNTARVLIGSPPQWLAQIEANPARPPIDAMVTIPDLAIAAVKNGLMDRFTAEKTPNIVHTPRQFIDPLDDCGVMFDYGVAGFTYNKDRIKQPPKSFVEFVDRTARGEWQASLPGIGYAVTPIMLIWAMARALGGGVDNVDPFFDAMRKMRRNVIFWNSPNDFESALATGDAEIGIYFDGRTWAWWDSGAKFAGFLNPSEGGSINAIAVQKPKNASEAVWPYLDIMLSAGAQLNFAKMLNYGVTNSQVVYPPELAARITPWQEAALPPYAEIAEKRAAWVDRWNREIGR